A section of the Pogoniulus pusillus isolate bPogPus1 chromosome 3, bPogPus1.pri, whole genome shotgun sequence genome encodes:
- the ZAR1L gene encoding protein ZAR1-like, protein MFMESFVYHPFGMYQSFRGSFTPSRSRDPPVKQPSWKQSKSSGISPFLGGPFTPRPSDYLDSFRQSQLQALLSQVSPGPTPRLQRASTKEVGVQVSLRTDAAVQCSLGPRTLPVGRPSALRTLALYSPVANGRFFTLPDTAGPQKDKASETTPEKRKEEDGSGEQQDGQEEAVVPSEEASEKARENATDPRRWGPFQFLEQKYGYFHCKDCKTRWESAYVWCISGSNKVYFKQLCRKCQKGFNPYRVEAIQCQTCSKTRCSCPQTKRHIDLKRPHRQELCGRCKGKRLSCDSTYSFKYVV, encoded by the exons ATGTTCATGGAGAGCTTTGTGTATCACCCTTTCGGCATGTATCAGAGCTTCAGAGGCAGCTTCACGCCGAGCCGCAGCAGGGACCCACCGGTGAAGCAGCCCAGCTGGAAGCAGAGTAAGAGCAGTGGCATCAGCCCCTTCCTCGGGGGGCCTTTCACTCCCAGGCCGTCTGACTACCTAGACAGCTTCCGCCAGAGCCAGCTCCAGGCCCTCCTGTCGCAGGTGAGCCCCGGGCCGACGCCGCGGCTACAGCGGGCCAGCACGAAGGAGGTGGGCGTGCAGGTGAGCCTGCGGACCGACGCCGCCGTGCAGTGCTCGCTGGGGCCGCGCACGCTGCCTGTCGGCCGCCCCTCTGCCCTCCGGACCCTTGCCCTCTACTCCCCCGTGGCCAACGGCCGGTTCTTCACGCTGCCTGACACCGCTGGACCTCAGAAGGACAAGGCGTCTGAAACGACTCCCGAGAAGCGAAAAGAAGAGGATGGTAGCggagagcagcaggatggccaggaggaggctgttgTGCCGAGTGAGGAGGCTTCGGAGAAAGCACGGGAGAACGCTACTGACCCCAGACGgtggggtcccttccag TTTTTGGAGCAGAAGTATGGCTATTTCCACTGTAAAGACTGCAAGACCAGATGGGAGAGTGCGTACGTGTGGTGCATTTCTGGAAGCAACAAG GTGTACTTCAAGCAGCTCTGTCGCAAATGCCAAAAGGGCTTTAATCCTTACCGAGTGGAAGCAATCCAGTGCCAG accTGTTCCAAGACCCGGTGTTCCTGCCCTCAGACAAAAAGACACATTGACCTCAAGAGACCTCATCGCCAAGAACTTTGTGGCCGCTGCAAAGGCAAAAGGCTGTCCTGTGACAGCACTTACAGCTTCAAATACGTTGTTTGA